A region of Rhodamnia argentea isolate NSW1041297 chromosome 9, ASM2092103v1, whole genome shotgun sequence DNA encodes the following proteins:
- the LOC115748599 gene encoding protein WHAT'S THIS FACTOR 1 homolog, chloroplastic-like has translation MDPKLLFCSPKCSATAPAPAPAPFWYSYASHFLDKPRIPSRPHLRLSPLVTQRTSFFGGSLILPGKDGAFRDNPRKGYVPFYPVRAAVKRRKELPLDNVIQRDKKLKLVLKIRKILVSQPDRTMSLRELGKYRRDLGLTKKRRFIALLKKFPAVFEIVEEGVYSLKFRLTEEAERLYLEELRVRNEMEDVLVLKLRKLLMMSLEKRILIEKIAHLKTDFGLPLEFRDTICHRYPQYFRVVATPRGPALELTHWDPELAVSAAELSEDETRARELEEKDLIIDRPVKFNRVKLPKGLNLARGEMRRICKFRDMPYISPYSDFSALRPGTPEKEKHACGVVHEILSLTVEKRTLVDHLTHFREEFRFSQQLRGMLIRHPDLFYVSLKGERDSVILREAYRNSHLIEKDRLLLIKEKLRSLVVVPRFPRRNASRRGDDGAEGTDDQEGESGLEDEEDWSDVENAIDEDDGSYDDDDEDDDWTDEDDNAPPDFTDDAGSVKMRISNPIKQADTSRSKDLVPVFPDGQPRQRW, from the coding sequence ATGGATCCCAAGTTGTTGTTTTGCTCGCCTAAATGCTCAGCAactgctcctgctcctgctcctgctcccTTTTGGTATTCCTACGCCTCTCACTTTCTCGATAAGCCCAGAATTCCTTCGAGACCCCATTTGCGACTCTCTCCATTGGTCACGCAGAGAACTTCATTCTTTGGGGGGAGTTTGATTTTGCCTGGAAAGGATGGAGCTTTTAGGGATAATCCAAGGAAGGGTTACGTCCCCTTCTATCCTGTGAGAGCTGCGGTTAAGAGGAGGAAGGAGCTTCCCCTCGACAATGTGATCCAAAGGGACAAGAAATTGAAGTTGGTGTTGAAGATTAGGAAGATTCTAGTGAGCCAGCCCGATCGTACCATGTCGCTTAGGGAGTTGGGAAAGTATAGGCGGGACCTCGGGTTGACGAAAAAGAGGCGGTTCATTGCCTTGCTCAAGAAATTTCCAGCTGTGTTTGAGATTGTCGAGGAAGGTGTTTACTCTTTGAAATTTAGGCTGACGGAAGAAGCTGAGAGGCTGTACTTGGAGGAGTTGAGGGTAAGGAATGAGATGGAGGATGTGCTTGTTTTGAAGCTTAGGAAGCTGTTGATGATGTCGCTTGAGAAGCGTATACTGATTGAGAAGATTGCTCATCTGAAGACTGATTTTGGGCTTCCTCTGGAATTTCGGGATACAATCTGTCACCGGTATCCACAATATTTCAGAGTTGTGGCAACGCCACGAGGCCCTGCCTTGGAACTAACTCACTGGGACCCCGAGCTTGCAGTGTCGGCAGCTGAGCTCTCAGAAGACGAAACTAGGGCCAGAGAGTTAGAGGAGAAAGACCTGATTATCGATCGGCCTGTCAAGTTCAATAGAGTGAAGCTACCCAAGGGTCTCAATCTGGCCAGGGGTGAGATGAGGAGGATTTGCAAGTTCCGGGACATGCCTTATATATCTCCCTATTCTGATTTCTCAGCACTTAGGCCCGGTACTCCGGAGAAGGAGAAGCATGCTTGTGGGGTTGTGCACGAGATCCTGAGCCTCACTGTAGAGAAGAGAACTCTGGTTGATCACCTCACTCATTTTAGAGAGGAATTCAGATTCTCTCAGCAATTGAGAGGAATGCTGATCAGGCACCCTGATTTGTTCTATGTGTCTCTGAAGGGGGAAAGGGATTCGGTTATCCTCCGCGAAGCATATCGCAATTCTCACTTGATAGAGAAAGATCGGCTGTTGCTCATCAAAGAAAAGCTCCGTTCACTTGTTGTTGTTCCTAGGTTCCCGAGGAGGAATGCTTCTAGAAGAGGTGATGATGGAGCAGAGGGAACCGACGATCAAGAGGGTGAAAGTGGTCTAGAGGATGAGGAAGATTGGTCTGATGTTGAGAATGCAATTGATGAGGATGATGGATCttatgatgacgatgatgaggatgatgattGGACTGATGAAGATGATAATGCACCACCAGATTTTACTGATGATGCTGGAAGTGTGAAAATGCGGATAAGCAACCCTATTAAGCAGGCTGATACTTCGAGAAGCAAGGATCTTGTTCCTGTGTTTCCTGATGGTCAGCCAAGACAACGTTGGTGA